In the genome of Arabidopsis thaliana chromosome 4, partial sequence, the window aacctttttaaaatctcttgtaaatcttttaaaacccttttaaaatcccttgtaaatctatttgccgccaaaaaaaatttacaaggatttttaaaatcatttttttggatgagaaaaaatttgttacgaaaaaaaaatttggcaaaattttttttttggcgggaattttttttttcgactGGAAAAATGTTTGGCGgaaatttttttggtgggaaaagaaaattttggcgTAAAAAATTGACGGGAAAAGTttagtttccaattacatgtttctattagatgagggtaatatggtcattttgttcaaaGGAAagcttatttttaaaaatggacaacataaaAAAGTATTGTTGCAAAAATGTAGTAAAAAATGGTACTTTTGCAAAACTCCctataaataaactatttgaAGTAGATTTAGATTGTAATCAAATACTTtcaacatataattttatttcgATTTGAGTTAGGATTTGGTTTGTATTTGTTTGGATATGAAATATCACGTGTGTGCAGAACTGATAGAGTACGTCAAGTGATAGCAAATAACTGGAAAACGAGACACGTATGGCACGTGTCGACGAGCCTACACGAAAACTCATGAAAGGAGGCGTTCACGATGTACGTGTCTAGATTCACAAAACTATAAATAGAAGCAACTTTACTGTTCCAAATCTATAGTTGAATAGTTGTCGTTTTATATATGAAGGATCTGTAGTTTTTAACTGATTAATACGTtcgatgaaaaaaataatacatatctcttttatttggaGCCAcataatctttttctttttccatttcttgttTTACATTTCTATAAACTTGTGACAATTATTTTGACAGATGTTTAcgaaataaacaaacaaacaaaaagaaggaagGAGATTCCGAACAAAAATATGTAGGGGATCGGAGAGAGCAAATGAGTCGCTGAGTGCAAAGAGACGGGTAAGAACTAAGAACATGACATAGAGAGGACAACAGAAACACTCTGCGTAGTGTatttatcaacaacaacaaaaaaaaaaatgaataacccttttgattttaatttctcAATGTTAATTGTATTTGGCAGCTCCGCGAGTAAGGTTATTTAGAGCCTTAAGACTTAAGAGTGTTgagtaaattaattatctATATTCAACAGTCTTCTCGTCTATTATATACTCTTTAATTAGCAGTTTAAAACCTATACATGTAGtctataaattataaaatttcaatacaaTTTGACATTGTCGTTACTAAATgtgaaacaaataatatggTGGTTTTtcgaaaagaaaatatactcATACAATATTTTAATGCGATTTTATCAGCTCTAACCAGCCgataaaattttatcaaaaaaaattgaatatgaaCTTCGGTAACTTAGGGGTAGAGGTTAACTCTATTCCGACAAGAATGATGCGGTTTGCAGAGAGGAGAGTACAACcaaatatttactttatttaaataaaaatatcggAAATAAACGGATTTTAATAACCGATCATCAAATATCTTTTTCAAAACGACAAGCTCTCCATgcatgattttcttttcttttttgtcttcttacaTAAGcattttctaaatataaatataatctAAAACGTTAAACTGTATACAAATAAACAACTTTAATTGCAAGTTTCGTACTGGTGCATAatctaaaactatataaaccGGACGAACCGAAAAACCAAAGCATAGAGATTACAAAACcccaacaagaaaagaaaaatggagaatCCAAGCTCAAACTTAGAAAAACTGCAACAAGATTGTTATAACGAATGGATGAGTTTACAAGCCAAACGCATAACGGAGCTTAAAGAAGCCATATCCACCGGTGAAAAAGACGATAACAAGCTTCTAGATTTGATACGAACGGCGATCAGAGATTTTGGAGACTACGCCCGAAAACGGTCAGAACATTCCCGGCGATTTAGTTCAAACTATTTCGCTCCGACATGGAACACTTGTCTTGAAAACGCACTTCTTTGGATGGGAGGTTGTCGTCCTTCTTCGTTTATACGACTCGTATACGCCATGTGTGGGTCTCAAACCGAACACCGGTTAACCAACTTCTTCAATAACACCAACCACGACATCGACAGTAAGTCAGAGACGTGCTTTGTTTattattctaaaatattttaaataagaatCATTAAAAGCTGCGAAAATAGACCATCTGTTTCTTTATATGTAGTTTGAATATAGTCACTCCCATAGTTTTAAACTAGAGTTtagtttttagtattttaatcTTGatataaacttatattttcataattattcTTTATAATGTCACAgcaatttatttgtaaaaataaaaaaatggtcCTCCGTAGGTTTAAGCATGGCGTTGGGTGAGACACGTGGTGGAATCGGAGGAGGAGAGTCGATGAGTGATCTTACGGCTGAACAGTTATTCAAGATCAACGAGCTTCATCTAAAAACGGTGGAGGCAGAGAACAAGCTGACTAAGGTATCCGCGAGCTTACAAGAAGACACGGCGGATACGCCTATCGCCGTTGCAGCGTTTTACAAAGAAGTAATCGGACAAGCTGACGTGGTGGTCGAGCGTGCGCTTGATAAGCATGAGGAGGACATGGGTGGTTTATTGGTTGAAGCAGATAAGCTGAGGATGACCACGTTGACCAAAATTGTTGACATTTTAACGGCGGTTCAAGCTGCGGATTTTCTTCTTGCCGGGAAAAAACTTCATTTGGCGATGCATGAGTGGGGAAAATCAAGAGAACATCGACGGCTTGAAGCTAGTGGTGGTGATTCCGGTGGAAATGTTACCAGAGAGTAATTGCTATCGATCGGACTTTAGAAACAATATAAAGAAGTAATGTAACAATAGCCAAGATTTTGACGACTGATCTTGGCATTATACATATAGTGTgtgatattttataatctttttaagaaattcTGTTTTGTTGCGTAGTTACTGAACAGTATTTTATACtggttttggaattttagTTACTGATAGtgaaatttggattttatgggcttttaatgaataaattaatgtttttattagtaGATTTTAGGATAATTAATCACTGTTGTAGTGGTTAGAATGTCCCACATCTaaagtatttatgatatgatACCTCAAAttacatacttttttttggataGAGAGTATGCGTTGCTATTATACATGCGTTTGACGTTTATAAAAAGAACTATTTGTATAGCCCACTAGTCCATCCAGTTCTCTAGCAAAAGCCAAGCACATTCGGAATCAGATCAATGAGtttgttataagaaaaaaaaaaagtagactAAATTTGTTTGGAAAGAGTCATCTACTGCAATCGAATGTGTAAAGCCACTGGGCTTTTATTGCCCATACAATACCCAACAAGATCCATCCTTCTCAGgctaatttgatttttgtttggaaatgGATAATATACAGCCCAATTTTCCGATTAATTAAAGctttattttgcaattttttattttaattttttggttaaaactaaACTAACCATAAAGTTATGTTTTGGAAGTTTAGATATTTCCCTTTTGGATTTAGATAATCAGTATCACTCTGAGTCACATCATTTACTGGACAactttaaacaagaaaaatagagtAGCTTATGATTTCAACACGAATGgtaaagtaaataaaaatgaaacatttcACGCATAATGTTTCTCTATCGTGACTTTGTCGGCAGGCAAGGACAGTTCTCACAtcactaccaaaaaaaaaaggacagTTTTCAGTTCTCACATCCCCAACACAGTTTAAAagccaaaattcaaaatttcacccatttttcctttcaaataccgattttatataagaatatttttgtataaacaaTTTCCTAATTATTTACGAAGTACAAATCTAAAGCTAAATTACAAACATATAGTACtacaataatataaaaattaaaataataaaaatgaaagcgGCAATCAAGGATCCGATATAAATTCCAACAGCAAAGTAGTCAGTCAGGTGGTGCTGGGCACATGTGACATTGGCCCTACTTGGCTTTGCTTCATCCAAAACTATGCATTTCATGCTGGACCGGATTcaattatgtttctttttcttactttataCCGATTTCACACTCACAGTCTCTCACACACAAGTCTCGTGCATGAACCAGAATaattgagaacaaaaaaataatatacatatagttTATTTGGAGTTTCtgatatatcaaaaatataaaactaaaagacGCTAACATAGGCAAAAAGTTGCAGTAATTAAATAaggaaatacaaaaaagataatttcatatatgagaagaaaaagataaccagaaagaaaaaacacaaaaaatgaaGTAACAATGAtaaagtttaataaaaaaaacaatgataattatttaagAACACTAATAAGAAATATAAGGAGCATAAATATGAGGTTGCtccatattttaattaatctaTTTATACAACTTTTCCCTGAAAAACGcctaattttcttctttttaaaattttgttcacCGAAATAAATCTTTCGGAGAATACCCAACCACCAACACGTACATCTCTCTCCAAGAAATGGTCAAACGACGCCGTGTTACATGTTTCTATCAATCGGATAAGTGTTATTGACACGACACGACACCGTTTCGTTTTCGGGTTTTGGCATAAGTGGTGGGCCCCTTTTGAGAACATTCTGAAAAAGAATCAATAGAAGGGAGGCGGCGGAGGAGATGCGTATGATATTCCGGGAATCGGCGGTAGTGGCCCTTCGTAGattggaggtggtggtggttggcTGTGGTGTATTACCGGTGGAGGTGGTGGGCTGTAGTGGACAGccggtggaggtggaggtgaATTGTAGTAGTAAACTGGTGGTGAAGGCGGAGGACTGTAGTGCGccggtgatggtggtggtggaggattATAATGGACTgttggaggtggaggtggtgaGTATTCTATGCACGGTGGATGTGATTGTGGCGGAGGGGAGTGTATTGGCGTtggtggaggtggtggggATATATAGTGATAAGTAGGGGTTGGTGGTGGTAATGAGTAATGTGGCGGCGGCGGTGGTTGTGGTGAGCTGTAGTAGTAAGGggctggtggtggtggggatgCAAATTGAGGCGGTGACGGCAAGTAAGGTATAGGGGAAGGAGGGGGAGTGCCGTAAATTGGAGATTGCGGGGGTTGTGATGGAGATGGTTGCGGTGGATAGTATGTTTGCGGCGGAGGAGGTGGCGGTGGCGGGAAGGGAGAATATGTCTGAGGCGGTGGTGGAGGTATTGATGGGGAAGGTGAGAAAGTTGggggaggaggaggtggtggggATGGAGGAGAGTACCCTGTAAACGGCGGGGGAGGAGGGTACCCTGTAGACGGCGGGGGAGGAGAGTAAACCGGAGTAGGTGTTGACGGCGGAGGAGACGATGGAGTCGGGCCTACAATGGGAGGACTAGGAATAACAGGCGGTAAAGGAGGACTAGGTGACGACGGCGGAGAAGGGCCGGTGAACGGTGGACTAGGAATAATAGGCGGTGAATTTTGACCAGGTGATATCGGAGTTGGCGGAGTTGATGGCGTAGGAGGACTAGGAATAGGAGAGCTCGGAGTTGGACTAGATGGCG includes:
- a CDS encoding delay of germination protein (unknown protein; BEST Arabidopsis thaliana protein match is: unknown protein (TAIR:AT4G18690.1); Has 115 Blast hits to 115 proteins in 20 species: Archae - 0; Bacteria - 0; Metazoa - 0; Fungi - 0; Plants - 115; Viruses - 0; Other Eukaryotes - 0 (source: NCBI BLink).), producing the protein MALGETRGGIGGGESMSDLTAEQLFKINELHLKTVEAENKLTKVSASLQEDTADTPIAVAAFYKEVIGQADVVVERALDKHEEDMGGLLVEADKLRMTTLTKIVDILTAVQAADFLLAGKKLHLAMHEWGKSREHRRLEASGGDSGGNVTRE